One Campylobacter concisus genomic window, TCAAATGTAAAATTTGAAGAGATTGAGAAATTTAGCAAGCTTTTAGAGCTTGATCTACATGCAAATTTAAATAAGCCATTTTATAAGCTCTCTGGTGGCATGAAACAAAAGATGCTAATAGCCATCGCATTTGCTAAGGATAGTGAAATTTTGATGTTTGATGAGCCAACGGCAAATCTTGATGTGAAAGCAAGGCTTTCTTTTAAAAATTTACTTGATAACTTCACGCAAAACAAAACACTTGTTTTTATTTCACACCGAATTGATGAGATAGCAAATTTATTAGATAGATGCGTCTATATGGATCTTGGCAAGATAATCAAAGAAGAAAATTTAAGGAGCAAGAGTGAATAATCTTTTTTTAATAGCAAAGCTTGATGTAAAAGAGTCTTTTCGCTCAAGATGGTTTGTGATATATGCTGCGCTTTTTTCTGCTTTGATGATAGGATTTTTATTCAGTGGAGTGACTGACTCACGCGTACTGGGCTTTTCTGGGCTTACTAGAGCACTACTTTTGTTTATTCAAATTTGCGTCATCATTGTGCCTATTTTTATTCTCATTTCAACTGTAAGAAGCATAAATCAAGATAGAGATACAAATTTGCTTGAATACATCCTTAGTTTCCCGCTAAGTCTTAGAGAGTATTACTTTGGCAAGGCACTGGGCCGTACATTTGTTGTTTTTGTGCCACTTTTGTTTGCTCTTTTGCTTTGTGTTGTTGTTGGTTTTATAAAAGGTGTGGCGATACCTTGGAGTGTATTAACACTTTATTTTGGATTACTTTTTAGCTTAAGTATTATTTTTCTATCGCTTGGATTTTTTATCTCAAGCGTGATTAAAAATCAAGAGACAGGCCAAGGCGTAGCGTTTTTACTTTGGCTTATAATGCTTGCATTTATTGATCTAGCATTAATTGGACTTCTTATGAGAAGTTCAGTCGATGAGTATGTTATTTACGCTATTGCTATACTAAATCCGATAGAGCTTTTCAGGATAGCAGCGCTTAGTCTTTTTGATCCAAATTTAGCAGTTATCGGTACTGCATCTTATTTTATTTTAAGCACCTTTCCAAAAGCGACATTTGTAGCTTACGCGATTATCTATCCGCTCGCACTAGGCATTATTTTGCTAGTTTGTGGCTATTTTGCCTTTAGCAAAAAAGATTTGGTTTGAGATTGTTTTTTGTTAAAGAAAAGTTGGTTTTAAATTTAGACGAAACTTGTATTATTCCACTTGTCCAACAAGAAACCTCCTTTTTGTAATAGCTCCCTTTCCCCCAAAGGGGGCTAACTTCTTCCAAGAAAATTTATGAAAAAATCCATTTTGTTTTTAGCATTTACACTTCTATCTTTGAATGCAAACTGGGATATAAATGTGCAAGAGTGCATTAATAAAAGTAACGCTAAAGCTTGCGAGAATTTTACAAAAAAGCTTTCAAGTGAGTGTGAGAATAAAGATAAAATTTCTTGCTTTATCTATGCAGATATGCTAGGGCGTGGTCTTGGCATAGAAAAAGATACGCAAAAATCTTTTGAGATATTTAGATCGCTCTGTGATGATGGTGGTAGTGAGGCTTGCTACGAGCTAGCGACAAAGTATCTTCAAGGAAATGGCACTGAGCAAAGCTTTGATCTTTCTGCAAATGCTCTTGATAAAGCTTGCAAGATGGGCAGTAAACGAGCTTGCAATGTATTAGAGCTTGTGCCTAAAAATTAGCCTAATTTTATGCTTGTACTAATTAAAAGAAATTTCTTAAATATAGCTTCTTTAAAGTTAAATTTACTTTAGTATTACTTGGAATTTCTTTTTTATTAACTAAAAATTTTATTAAAATTTATGCTTAAATAATACTATTTCATCGTCCTAAATGGACCCTCCTTTTTGTAACTGATAAGTCTTTGCTTCCCCCTTTTCTGGCTTTTCGTATACACAAAGAGGAGTTGTTTATTCTTTTGAAAATCAAATCTATTTATTTTTTTCAATTTACATTCTATAAAAATTTTTCTTTTTTGAAATCATAATTGATAATAGTTTTAAATATTATCAAAGTAAATTTTGTGTAAGATTGCGAGCCATTATCAAAACCTACTATTAAAAGGCTTCAAAACAAAGTGAAATTTCTAAATCAAAATTTTTTTTTTATAAAGTGCACACTTATTTATCTCTTTTATTTTTCATTCCACTTGCAGTAGTTTGTTTTAGCGGTGCGATCCTTGTTTATAAAGATGAGCTAAACAGCCTTCTTGTCCCAAATGTCGTAAATGTAAAATTAAACAAAGAAAATTTAAGCAAAAGGATCAGCTTTGATGAGCAAAGAGAGATCATCGCAAGCGAGCTTGGCGGCTACGAGATGGTCGGCATCAACATCGATGCCGACCTTAAAAAATGCGACAAAATTTGGTTAATCGAGCACAATGACAGCCAAAAAGAGTGGAAATTTATCTATTTTGACGCTTTTAGCGGTAAGATAAAGAGCGAGCCACTCGCACATGATGAGGGCTTTTTTGGAGTTTTAACCGAGCTTCATGAGTCGCTATTTCTAGAAAAGAGCGGTCACATTATCCTTACTCTAACCGCTATTTTTACGTTTTTTATCTGCATAAGTGGTTTCGTGATTTATAGAAAATTTTGGCTGACACTACTTAGGCTTCGTGTAAATAGGCTAAATATTTTTATGAGCGACATTCATAAAATGATAGGAATTTTTTCTACACCTATTTTACTACTCATTTGCATAAGCGGTGTTTGGTGGGAATTTCAAATGGCACGCATGCCAGAGTTTAAAAATGACTTCGTTATAGATGCAAAAATTTATAACAAAGGCCTATCTCTTGACGAGCTGGTGGCCCGCTCAAAAAATGATCTTACTGGCTTTGAGCCACACTTCATCTCACTGCCTTTTATGCAAGGAGCAAACATACGCCTTTTTGGCTATGTAAAAGATCAAAATTTCTTGCATAACGAATATTCAAGCATATTAACTTACGATAAAAATAACGGCGAATTAGTAAGTATTTTGGACATAAAAAATGCAAATCTAAGCGAAGAAATTCTCTCAGCATTTAGAAAATCGCACTTTGGCAACTACAACCAAATCACAAAATTTATCTGGTTTTTGGTTGGTATTTCACCGCTTATTTTAAGTATCTCAGGGCTTTATTTGTGGATTAAAAGAAATTTTAAAAGGAGAAAAAATGAAAAAATTTTTAATTAGTTTGGTTGCATTAAATTTGATGCAACCTCAAATTTTTGCTAGCCAAAGCGATAAAATTTTAGAGGCAATCGATGTCGTGGAGAGCGAGCGAAGAGACGATGCAAACTACTTTGCAAAGGAGCTTGTAAAGAGCACAACAAGGCTAAATTTAACCTCTCGTCAAACGCCGCAGTCGCTAACTGTGCTAACAGAGGCTAGGCTAAAAGATCAAGGCATCAAGGACTATCAAGTGCTTCTTAGAAATGTCCCAGGCGTTACGCTAAACAAATGGGACGAGCGCGTATATCCGACGGCTCGTGGCTTTAAGATAGATTATTACTTACTTGATTCGATGCCTAGCTTTGGTGGTTTTAGTCTTGGTGCAAACGATATGAGCTTGCTACCTTATGAAAGAGTTGAGGTGGTAAAAGGGGCAAATGGCTTACTTGCAGGCGCTGGCAACCCAGCTGCAAGCTTAAATTTCATAAGAAAAAGGGCAGACTCAAAGGAGCTAAAAGGAAATTTTGGCGTAAGTGCTGGCTCATACGATAGATACGGCGTAAATGGTGATGTGCAAACGCCGGTAAATGAGAGCGGAAGCGTCAGAGCTAGGTTATCTTTTATGCATGAGAAATCACACTCTTATATGGATTATTACAACCGTAAAAATAGCGCGATTTATGGCGTAGTCGATAGCGACATAGGCGATAACTCATGGCTTAGTCTTGGTACATTTTATCAAGAGCTAAGACGCCGTGGCGTTAGATGGGGCGGTATGCCAGCATTTTACACAGATGGCTCTAGGACAAATTTTAGTAAAAATGAAATTTTCTCTCAGCCTTGGACGAGATGGGATATAAAAACACTTGATTTTTACGCTGATTTTAAGCACTACTTTGAAAATGAAGCGAGCTTAAATTTAAGCTACTCATTTAGGCGCGCAAATACGGATACTAATTTGCTCTACTACGGCGGCAAGGTAAATTTAGACGGTACGGGCGATGTTAGCGGACTTAGCGTCTATGCAAACAAAAGAGAGGAGAATATCCACAACGTAGATGCATACGCAAATATCCCTTACGAGCTAGCAAATTTATCTCATGAGTTTGTCTTTGGCGCGATGTATAACAACTACCAAAACAGCTCCGATAAGGTCAGTAGCTACTGGAATAGCCGCACGACTCCGGCAGGCCTAGCCTATGCGGCGCGCACTAGGATAGATTTTAATAACCTGCACCTAGACGACCCGAAGCTACCTTACGCCGATCAAAACAATAAAGACAAAACGATACAAAAGGCATTTTACGCGGCAAATAAACTATCAATCACTGATGAGCTTAAATTTTTGCTAGGCGCCAGGGTGAGCTACTACAAATACGAGATCGAGGGTGGCAAAGGCAATAGAAATTTCACAAATGAGATCACGCCATATCTTGGCATCACTTATGACATCGGAGCAAATCACACTCTATACGCCAGCTATACGAGTATATTTAAACCTCAAAGCGTAAAGGATGCAAACGACAAATATCTTGATCCGATCCAAGGCAAAGACTACGAAGTGGGCATCAAAGGTGAGTATTTTGATGGGGCACTTCAAGCAAGTCTTGGCATCTTTAAGATCGTGCAAGACAAGCTTGGTATAGATACTGGCAAGATAAATCCAGCGACAAATGCCAAAATATATGAATCTGGCAAGGGTGTGACAAGCAAGGGTGTCGAGCTAGATCTAAATGGCGAGATTACTAAAAACTTAAGCCTAAGCTTTGGCGCAACGCACTTTAACGCAAAAGATGCTAATGGCGAGAAATACGCCACTGACTCATCAAGAAGCACGGCAAATTTATTTGCAAAGTATGAATTTAGAGACTTTAGAGTAGGGGCTGGAGCTATGTATAAGAGCAAAATTTATAATGGCAAAGGCGCAGATGAAATCACACAAAAAGGCTACACTTTGGCTAATTTAATGCTTGGTTATAAATTTGCTAAAAACTTTGACGTGCAGCTAAATATCGACAATCTATTTAATAAAAAATACTACGAGGGCATCGGCAAAAACTTGATGGTTTATGGCGATCCACGCACATTTAATCTAAGCTTTAACTATAAGTTTTAATCTAATCAAATCACCAGCTAAATAAGCTGGTGATAAATTTCAACTCCTAAAGTGTATAATTAGAAAAATATATTTTAGGATGAGTACCATGTTTAAAGTAGAGGTTATTTATAAATTCTGTCTTGTTTTAGTTCTTATTTTGGGGCTTTGTATGCTCGCATTCTCTGGTGTAAATTTTGCGCTTGGCGAATATAACGAGCATCTATTAAATGCCCATAAAATCACAGGTTTTTTAATATTGCTTGCTGCAACACTTCACGTTATAAATCGCAGAAAAAAACTAGTAAAACTAATAAATGAAACAATGGATGTGCTAACGCGCAGTAAAAATCCAAGCATTTGCAACATGGACCGAATCATCGCCTCACTAGAGCCATACAGCATAACTGAAATTTCACAAATGTTAGGCTTTGACGAGGCCATTTTTTGCGAAACTTTACGTAAAAATGGGGTTAAATTTAATGACACTAGCCAAACTCTACGCCAGATCGCACGAATGAATGATGAAAAGATATTTTTCGTGCTAGTTCTTATAATCGAGGCGAAATTTGGCAAGAGATTTTGTGGTGAGCTAAAGTACAAACGTGGCGGAAAACTTAAAGATAAAAAAATGGTCGCATAGAGCTAGCTTAGCCTTTGCTAGCTTGTGCCATGCAGATGAAGCTATCTTTACTCCAGCGCCTAAATGTGCAGTCATAGCAGCTCCTCTCGCCGCCGCAGCTCATCTCTTCTTCGTCATTATCTAGCTTAAATTTAGCGCAGTTTTGGGCTATTTGGCGAGCTTTTTCGTAGTTAAATTTGCCGTATTTAAACTCATTTTTCTCATTGAAATTTTACATCATCAAAATTCCCGAAGCTCTTTTATATTTAAATTTCTAAACTCACCATTTTTGTCTTTTTGCACGAGTAAAGTTGCCTTGTGATGCCAAAATATAGGCTTTAAAGTGCCATCTAAATTTGTCATCTCATCTTTTGCGAGCTCTTTAAAATTCTCATCCAAAACCGCCTCGATAAATGGAAGCTCTGTAAGCTTAGCAACGCTTAGCTTTGGCTCATTTAGATTAAATTTGCCCCTTATCTTGCCATCATCGCCGCTAAGCCTAAGCCCTATGCCAGCAAGCGCGTAGGAGCTCATACAAAAGACGCGCTGGGGGCTTGGCGGCGAGCTAAGCGAAACGGAGGAGGCGCGGCTAGCGGAGTATTTTAACAGCGGCAAATACAAACCAAGGCAAGAATTTATGCACTGGGCGTTCGTAGCTGTCGATAAGGCAAATAGAATTTTATAGTTAAAATTTCTTCTAGAATGGAGCAAATTTGATGCTAGTTATATGCCTAACTATGACAAAAGTAAAAGATAATTGGCAAGTTTTATAAAGTGGTTTTTTGCTTAGTGCCAATGTTTTAAGCAATAAAAATAAAGGTCAGTAGACTTTAAGTTATAGATAGTTTTATGGCGGGTAGAGAGAGATTCGAACTCTCGGTGAGTTGCCCCACACACGCGTTCCAGGCGTGCTCCTTAAACCGCTCGGACATCTACCCAAGAAGAAAGTGATTATATCTTTATTTGCTTAATGCTTAGCTTTTAGAGCTTTAGCCCCAAGATAACGACATCTTTGTACTCGCCATCCATCAGGCAAACGCCAGGTAGTTCGCCCCATTTTTCAAAGCCAAATTTCAAAAACAGCCCAAGACTTGCTTTGTTTTTGCTAAAGATTAGTGCGATGATATTTTTTAAATTTAGCCTCTTTGCTTCATTTAGGCTGTGGGCTAAAAGCTGTTTGCCGATGCCCCATTTAAGAGCCTTTTTAGCGACATAGATGCTTATCTCTACGCTTATATCGTAAGCGATCTTGGGATTAAAGTCACTTAGTGAGCAGTAGCCTAAAATTTCATCATTTTCTTTGTAGATAAAGATAGGGCGCGAGCTGCCGTGGGCGTTAAACCAAGGCTCTCGCTCCTTTGTGCTAACTGGCTGCATATCAGCAGTCGCACTTCTATCTAAAATGTAGTCATTGTAAATTTGCGTGATAGCTTCAAGGTCGCTTAAATTTGCTCGCTCGATCAAGCCTAACCTTTTTTGGCAGCTTGATAGACTGGCTCAAGCTTTGCTGCGATCTCTTTTAAGTCCTTGATCCTGCTCTCATTTGATGGGTGAGTGCTTAAAATTTCAGGCACCTTTCCGCCACTTATCTTGCTCATTTTTACCCAGACTTCGACTGCTTCTTTTGGATCGTATCCGGCTCTTGCCATTAGCTCGGTACCGATGTGATCAGCCTCGGTCTCATGCGAGCGAGAAAACGGCAGAGATATGGTGTATTCGCTAGCTAAATTTAGAGCATTAGCTCCAAGATCGCCAAGGCCAGTAGCTGTAGCTATTGCAAAGATACCTATGCTTTTCATCTGATCAGCACTTGCTTGCTCTCTGCTGTGTTCCCTAAGAGCGTGT contains:
- a CDS encoding ABC transporter permease, which gives rise to MNNLFLIAKLDVKESFRSRWFVIYAALFSALMIGFLFSGVTDSRVLGFSGLTRALLLFIQICVIIVPIFILISTVRSINQDRDTNLLEYILSFPLSLREYYFGKALGRTFVVFVPLLFALLLCVVVGFIKGVAIPWSVLTLYFGLLFSLSIIFLSLGFFISSVIKNQETGQGVAFLLWLIMLAFIDLALIGLLMRSSVDEYVIYAIAILNPIELFRIAALSLFDPNLAVIGTASYFILSTFPKATFVAYAIIYPLALGIILLVCGYFAFSKKDLV
- a CDS encoding PepSY-associated TM helix domain-containing protein produces the protein MHTYLSLLFFIPLAVVCFSGAILVYKDELNSLLVPNVVNVKLNKENLSKRISFDEQREIIASELGGYEMVGINIDADLKKCDKIWLIEHNDSQKEWKFIYFDAFSGKIKSEPLAHDEGFFGVLTELHESLFLEKSGHIILTLTAIFTFFICISGFVIYRKFWLTLLRLRVNRLNIFMSDIHKMIGIFSTPILLLICISGVWWEFQMARMPEFKNDFVIDAKIYNKGLSLDELVARSKNDLTGFEPHFISLPFMQGANIRLFGYVKDQNFLHNEYSSILTYDKNNGELVSILDIKNANLSEEILSAFRKSHFGNYNQITKFIWFLVGISPLILSISGLYLWIKRNFKRRKNEKIFN
- a CDS encoding ABC transporter ATP-binding protein, with amino-acid sequence MIDIKEVTKIFGSQRILDNVSLNVKSGEKIAILGQNGAGKSSLMRIILGEFIPNSGSIAINGVNTLKDRKGALKFISFVPQTPPPLKFNLRELCEFVCKSSNVKFEEIEKFSKLLELDLHANLNKPFYKLSGGMKQKMLIAIAFAKDSEILMFDEPTANLDVKARLSFKNLLDNFTQNKTLVFISHRIDEIANLLDRCVYMDLGKIIKEENLRSKSE
- a CDS encoding TonB-dependent siderophore receptor; this encodes MKKFLISLVALNLMQPQIFASQSDKILEAIDVVESERRDDANYFAKELVKSTTRLNLTSRQTPQSLTVLTEARLKDQGIKDYQVLLRNVPGVTLNKWDERVYPTARGFKIDYYLLDSMPSFGGFSLGANDMSLLPYERVEVVKGANGLLAGAGNPAASLNFIRKRADSKELKGNFGVSAGSYDRYGVNGDVQTPVNESGSVRARLSFMHEKSHSYMDYYNRKNSAIYGVVDSDIGDNSWLSLGTFYQELRRRGVRWGGMPAFYTDGSRTNFSKNEIFSQPWTRWDIKTLDFYADFKHYFENEASLNLSYSFRRANTDTNLLYYGGKVNLDGTGDVSGLSVYANKREENIHNVDAYANIPYELANLSHEFVFGAMYNNYQNSSDKVSSYWNSRTTPAGLAYAARTRIDFNNLHLDDPKLPYADQNNKDKTIQKAFYAANKLSITDELKFLLGARVSYYKYEIEGGKGNRNFTNEITPYLGITYDIGANHTLYASYTSIFKPQSVKDANDKYLDPIQGKDYEVGIKGEYFDGALQASLGIFKIVQDKLGIDTGKINPATNAKIYESGKGVTSKGVELDLNGEITKNLSLSFGATHFNAKDANGEKYATDSSRSTANLFAKYEFRDFRVGAGAMYKSKIYNGKGADEITQKGYTLANLMLGYKFAKNFDVQLNIDNLFNKKYYEGIGKNLMVYGDPRTFNLSFNYKF
- a CDS encoding GNAT family N-acetyltransferase; its protein translation is MIERANLSDLEAITQIYNDYILDRSATADMQPVSTKEREPWFNAHGSSRPIFIYKENDEILGYCSLSDFNPKIAYDISVEISIYVAKKALKWGIGKQLLAHSLNEAKRLNLKNIIALIFSKNKASLGLFLKFGFEKWGELPGVCLMDGEYKDVVILGLKL
- a CDS encoding tetratricopeptide repeat protein; the encoded protein is MKKSILFLAFTLLSLNANWDINVQECINKSNAKACENFTKKLSSECENKDKISCFIYADMLGRGLGIEKDTQKSFEIFRSLCDDGGSEACYELATKYLQGNGTEQSFDLSANALDKACKMGSKRACNVLELVPKN
- a CDS encoding chemotaxis protein, yielding MFKVEVIYKFCLVLVLILGLCMLAFSGVNFALGEYNEHLLNAHKITGFLILLAATLHVINRRKKLVKLINETMDVLTRSKNPSICNMDRIIASLEPYSITEISQMLGFDEAIFCETLRKNGVKFNDTSQTLRQIARMNDEKIFFVLVLIIEAKFGKRFCGELKYKRGGKLKDKKMVA